A single Malaclemys terrapin pileata isolate rMalTer1 chromosome 3, rMalTer1.hap1, whole genome shotgun sequence DNA region contains:
- the POPDC3 gene encoding popeye domain-containing protein 3 translates to MGENESFWESLIYAHPTCVAWKQEPEGSIYHLASILFVVGFMGGSGFFGLMYVFSLLGLGFLCSSVWAWLDICAADIFSWNFVLFVICFIQFIYVTYQVRSVSFEKEFQELYSSLFQPLGISLTVFRKIVLCCDAEVVTLEKEHCYAMQGKTPIDKLSMLVSGRIRVTVDGEFLHYIFPLQFLDSPEWDSLRPTEEGIFQVTLTAETDCRYVAWRRKKLYLLFAKHRFISRLFSILIGSDIADKLYALNDRVHVGKGLRYDIRLPNFYQVAVPGTPKVQPAEQLVSNSRQKFTNIANCDSSKK, encoded by the exons ATGGGAGAAAATGAAAGTTTTTGGGAGAGCTTGATATATGCACATCCTACCTGTGTAGCCTGGAAGCAAGAGCCAGAAGGATCTATCTACCATCTAGCTAGTATTCTATTTGTTGTTGGCTTCATGGGAGGAAGTGGATTCTTTGGGCTAATGTACGTCTTCAGTTTGCTTGGACTGGGCTTTCTCTGCTCTTCTGTATGGGCTTGGCTGGATATATGTGCTGCTGATATATTCTCCTGGAATTTTGTCCTCTTTGTGATATGCTTCATACAATTTATTTATGTTACTTACCAAGTTCGGAGTGTTTCCTTTGAAAAAGAATTCCAGGAACTCTACAGTTCTCTTTTTCAGCCTCTGGGAATCTCCTTGACTGTTTTTAGGAAGATTGTCTTGTGTTGTGATGCAGAAGTGGTTACTTTGGAGAAGGAGCATTGTTATGCTATGCAAGGCAAAACACCTATTGATAAACTCTCTATGCTTGTGTCTGGAAG GATCAGAGTGACCGTTGATGGAGAGTTTCTGCATTATATTTTCCCCCTTCAATTTCTGGATTCTCCTGAATGGGATTCCCTAAGACCCACAGAAGAAGGTATTTTCCAG GTAACTCTTACAGCAGAGACGGACTGTCGATATGTGGCTTGGAGAAGAAAGAAACTGTATTTGCTGTTTGCTAAACACCGTTTCATTTCACGTCTGTTTTCAATTTTAATTGGGAGTGACATTGCTGATAAACTATATGCCTTGAATGATAGAGTGCACGTAGGAAAAGGACTTCGATATGACATCCGGTTACCAAACTTCTACCAAGTGGCAGTACCAGGGACACCCAAAGTGCAACCTGCAGAACAACTTGTGAGCAATTCAAGACAAAAGTTCACTAACATTGCAAACTGTGActcttctaaaaaataa